A single window of Channa argus isolate prfri chromosome 2, Channa argus male v1.0, whole genome shotgun sequence DNA harbors:
- the fhod1 gene encoding FH1/FH2 domain-containing protein 3 isoform X9 produces MEVLEERNGSDTELLMFAMTLINKTLAALPDQDSFYDVTDSLEQLGMENIVHKQMKNKGTDPELRAQFTIYETALKQEDGDADDSTTLLRKERRKLATGEQDGRRSRRSSNQNLPDLLFSSASSSTVPTSTTVLSSSPTNPPSSPAVSSASSPSPTAGLSSRPSSPLSSDACSPTCSPSGSHRGSPVPPQTAPNGSMTTEEDTKVPPSPSRSFLSHHMSALGLSRKSRLFSKTSSISEEVSATSSSPSSDVSVQDKLNPEQPVTKSDTKTSFNSGEDDQLFCPDDHSVNVDKPVLRKFEGTFLQRLAATQWEKKRRSKNLSQARLSSSDDIITPSPQPTTEEGGNVPAEQQTYPGEHSSASSGLHPIGDSDSHNDPTLLVQRPCGTLSSNTKFVMDMLYSKTSSSLPLSPTAAARDTNEEESNSLAGVGDVLGRSRVLDCLSNLRACSVLSPSSSESNTSLKMELEGLEGSAQAALSRLTEDKSNQSLMQQSSIDMESHTAHLESTQMTPLGSGGLADAWNQLQPNAAALHIKDLDFSDLLDEEDIDVLDLDNFHSSTSSSTCFSGLPPPPPPLPGLGSPPPPPPPPPPPIGGLAPPPPPPPLPGAPPPPPLPGAPIPPPPSSLMSSQKKKLVKLFWKELKQADGPQKCRFGRGTVWASLDKVAVDTTRLEHLFESKAKDLPAPKKGPEMKKSEILILDPKRSNAINIGMTVLPAVHVIKSAILNFDEFAISKEGIEKILTMTPTDEEKQKIQDAQLANPDVPLGTAEQFLFTLASISALIPRLQLWAFKLNYEALEKEIAEPLFDLKLGMEQVASNQTFKRILATLLAIGNFLNGSNAKGFELSYLEKVVEVKDTVHRQSLLYHTCTQVVENYPESSDVYSEIPAITRSAKVDFEQLSENLVQLEKRCKASWDNLKVVAKHETKAVMKNKMTEFLKDCTQRIIILKVVHRRVINRFHSFLLFLGQPSSSVRDIKVTTFCRIISEFCLEYRTTRERVLTLKRKRAVHRERTKTRGKMITETEKFSAAVPPQDSPSPVSTMSEVDTGQEEEHENMKNLLISSTLTVDQRGLRRSRGIRSLGRVSPSPMSVAKDDGSSSQQDATDEIMDRLVKSVTQNPSDRPSSPKNRKRSRLNRKSMRRTLKSGLSLDVVQALGLNNMTGDKV; encoded by the exons ATGGAGGTTCTGGAGGAGAGAAACGGATCTGACACAGAGCTGCTCATGTTCGCCATGACACTCATCAATAAG aCTCTGGCAGCGCTGCCTGATCAGGACTCCTTCTATGATGTGACAGACAGTCTGGAGCAGCTGGGGATGGAGAACATCGTCcacaaacagatgaaaaacaaggGGACAGATCCTGAGCTCCGAGCACAGTTCACCATCTACGAG actGCTCTGAAGCAAGAGGATGGTGACGCGGACGACTCGACCACCCTCCTCCgtaaagagagaagaaagctGGCTACTGGTGAGCAGGACGGACGGAGGAGTCGGCGCTCATCCAATCAGAACCTTCCCgacctcctcttctcctctgcaAGCTCCTCCACCGTCCCCACCTCCACTACTGTCCTGTCCTCCTCCCCCACCAACCCCCCCAGCTCTCCTGCagtctcctctgcctcctccccCAGCCCCACTGCAGGGCTCAGCAGCAGGCCATcatctcctctgtcctctgatgCCTGCAGTCCCACCTGCAGTCCGTCTGGATCCCACAGAGGCTCTCCTGTGCCCCCTCAAACAGCCCCCAATGGTAGCATGACCACAGAGGAGGACACGAAGGTGCCGCCCAGCCC GAGTCGCTCTTTCCTCAGCCACCATATGTCCGCTCTGGGCCTGAGCAGGAAGTCCAGGCTCTTCTCCAAAACCAGCTCCATCTCTGAGGAGGTGTCAGCCACCAGCAG ctcGCCGTCCTCAGATGTCTCTGTCCAGGACAAGTTGAATCCAGAGCAGCCCGTTACCAAGTCGGACACTAAAACCAGTTTCAA CTCTGGGGAGGATGACCAGCTCTTCTG CCCTGATGACCATAGTGTCAATGTGGACAAGCCGGTTCTGAGGAAGTTTGA AGGCACCTTCCTGCAACGACTGGCTGCCACACAGtgggagaagaagaggagaagtaAAAATCTGAGCCAGGCTCGGCTTTCCTCATCTGATGACATCATAACCCCGAGTCCGCAGCCAACAACTGAAGAGGGCGGCAATGTCCCAGCTGAACAGCAGACGTATCCCGGTGAACATTCCAGTG CATCCAGTGGTCTGCACCCCATTGGAGACTCCGACTCCCACAATGACCCAA CTCTACTTGTGCAGCGTCCGTGTGGGACATTGTCCAGTAACACGAAGTTTGTGATGGACATGCTCTACTCCAAGACGTCTTCCTCTTTGCCACTGAGCCCAACAGCTGCTGCTCGTGATACGAATGAGGAAGAATCAAACTCTCTGGCTG GTGTTGGAGATGTTCTTGGTCGGAGTCGTGTGTTGGACTGTCTGTCCAACCTAAGAGCATGCTCAGTGCTGTCCCCGAGCTCCAGCGAGAGCAACACCTCCCTAAAGATGGAGCTGGAAGGTCTGGAAGGTTCCGCCCAGGCGGCACTGTCCCGACTGACTGAAGACAAATCG AACCAAAGCCTCATGCAGCAGAGCAGCATTGACATGGAGAGCCACACCGCCCACCTGGAGTCAACCCAGATGACCCCCCTGGGATCCGGGGGCCTTGCTGATGCCTGGAACCAGCTGCAGCCGAACGCCGCCGCGCTACACATCAAAGACCTGGACTTTTCTGACCTGCTGGATGAGGAAGACATTGACGTTTTGGACTTGGACAACTTtcactcctccacctcctcctccacttgcTTCTCTGgcctccctccccctcctccccctctcccaGGTCTGGGtagtcctcctcctccccctccccctcctcctcctccaataGGGGGTTTagcccctcccccaccccctccccctcttccaGGtgctccaccaccacctcctcttccaGGTGCTCCCATTCCTCCTCCCCCCTCATCTTTGATGTCCTCTCAGAAGAAGAAGCTGGTAAAGTTGTTCTGGAAAGAGTTAAAGCAGGCCGACGGACCTCAGAAGTGTCGCTTTGGTCGAGGGACGGTGTGGGCATCTCTGGACAAGGTGGCGGTGGACACCACCCGTCTCGAACACCTGTTTGAGTCTAAAGCCAAAGACCTTCCTGCCCCCAAG AAAGGGCCTGAAATGAAGAAGTCTGAGATTCTGATTCTGGACCCAAAGAGGAGTAACGCCATTAACATTGGTATGACCGTACTGCCAGCTGTCCATGTCATCAAGAGTGCCATCCTCAACTTTGACGAGTTTGCCATCAGCAAAGAAGGAATTGAG AAGATCCTGACCATGACCCCCACAGATGAAGAGAAGCAGAAGATCCAGGATGCTCAGCTGGCCAATCCTGATGTCCCTCTGGGCACAGCAGAGCAGTTCCTCTTCACCCTGGCCTCCATCAGTGCCCTGATCCCCCGCCTGCAGCTCTGGGCCTTCAAACTCAACTATGAGGCTCTGGAGAAG GAGATTGCAGAGCCACTGTTTGACCTGAAGCTGGGCATGGAGCAGGTTGCCTCCAATCAGACTTTCAAGAGGATCCTTGCTACGCTGCTCGCCATTGGAAACTTCCTTAATGGATCCAAT gctaAAGGATTTGAGCTGAGTTACCTGGAGAAGGTGGTGGAGGTGAAGGACACTGTTCACCGTCAGTCTCTGCTGTATCACACCTGCACCCAGGTGGTGGAAAACTACCCAGAATCCTCTGATGTCTACTCCGAGATCCCTGCCATCACCCGCTCTGCCAAA gTGGACTTTGAGCAGCTCTCTGAGAACCTGGTCCAGCTGGAGAAACGCTGCAAAGCATCATGGGACAACCTGAAGGTGGTGGCCAAACATGAAACCAAGGCGGTGATGAAAAACAAGATGACAGAGTTTCTGAAGGACTGCACACAGAGGATTATCATCCTGAAGGTCGTCCACAGGAGGGTCATCAACAG GTTCCACTCCTTCCTGCTGTTCCTGGGTCAGCCATCCTCCTCTGTCAGAGACATTAAGGTCACAACGTTCTGTCGCATCATCAGCGAGTTCTGTCTGGAGTATCGCACCACCAGAGAGCGAGTCCTCACCCTCAAGCGGAAACGGGCCGTTCACCGAGAACGAACCAAGACCAGGGGCAAAATGATCACAGAG ACAGAAAAGTTTTCAGCGGCCGTGCCTCCCCAGGACAGTCCCTCGCCGGTCTCCACCATGTCGGAGGTGGACACAGGTCAGGAGGAGGAGCACGAGAACATGAAGAACCTGCTGATCAGCAGCACTCTGACTGTGGACCAAAGAGGCCTGAGACGCTCCAGAGGCATCCGCA GTCTGGGCAGAGTGAGCCCATCCCCCATGTCTGTAGCCAAAGACGATGGCAGCAGCTCCCAGCAGGATGCCACAGATGAGATCATGGACCGGCTTGTGAAATCTGTTACTCAGAATCCTTCAGATCGACCGTCCAGTCCCAAGAACCGGAAACGTTCCAGACTCAACAGGAAGTCCA tgcgGAGGACACTGAAGAGCGGCCTCTCCCTGGATGTGGTTCAGGCTCTAGGACTCAACAACATGACCGGAGACAAAGTCTGA
- the slc9a5 gene encoding sodium/hydrogen exchanger 5 — MLPLGLMLLLLRAAADADLPGSKAPPLRGPGLGFSAPVPASPSAPPLLLLPQPAVEYGAPGLALARSAAEEPAGTGEEEEGGQHHHHGGGYRVVQWEWSYVQTPYIIAIWLLVASVAKILFHFSQRFTTVVPESCMLILLGLVLGGIVLIASKKQLYQLEPALFFLFLLPTIVGDAGYFMPARLFFDNLGAILMYAVVGTLWNAFCTGFCLYAAKLLGVIDERVQADLMDFLLFGALISAVDPVAVLAVFEEVHVNDTLFIIVFGESLLNDAVTVVLYKVYISFVEVGPENVQTADYFKGVASFLIVSIGGTLVGLVFAVILGFITRFTKKVRIIEPLFVFLLVYLAYLTAELFSLSAILSLTFCGIGANKYVEANISQKSRTTVKYTMKTLASIAETIIFIFLGISAVDKSKWAWDTGLVSCTLVFIFVFRAMGVIGQTWVLNRFRLVPLDKLDQVVMSYGGLRGAVAFALVVLLDSQQVKAKDYFVATTIVVIFFTVMFQGLTIKPLVKWLKVPRSTSRKPTINEEIHERAFDHILTAVEDIAGLQGYHHWRDKWEQFDKNYLSKLLLRKSVYRKSELWEAYQKINIRDAISFIDQGGNVLTSARLSLPSMASRASFPEVTNVTNYLRENGSGVCLDLQVIDNVPGAKVEEDTETHHVLAENLYKPRRRYQSHYSRHFMPLGEKERQDREVFQRNMRSRMETFKSTRHKRHKKDRSFKKRRGSDSKEEGGDKPRRNVSWVDKDQVVVPVQSEEEKAEHSDPEKEEDVGITFVARKVESPKPRPTSVPAALEGCQSPSAGPHSPIGGDSHLPWKGSVGSPPPCVSVEATKIIPVDLQEAWNQSISSLESISSPPAPAESVHPRVSALSRLGGPRPTSYTPPGSVGSSTSSIGTQVTQGSFHFPQKKKKKLREEEEEEEEEEEGGGVLQEMKPLMSPLRPPGFLPPPPPPPGAVPGSGRRKNPCVYLRSLVAAPPPGSSDLHNRGPTQL, encoded by the exons ATGCTGCCGCTCggtctgatgctgctgctgctgcgggcCGCCGCCGACGCCGACCTGCCGGGGAGCAAGGCTCCGCCACTCCGGGGGCCGGGACTCGGTTTCTCTGCGCCGGTCCCCGCCTCTCCCTCCGCCCCgccgctcctcctcctcccgcaGCCCGCGGTGGAGTACGGAGCGCCCGGTCTCGCCTTGGCCCGGTCCGCCGCGGAGGAACCGGCCGGTACcggggaagaagaggagggagggcaGCATCATCATCACGGCGGCGGGTACCGGGTGGTCCAGTGGGAGTGGAGCTACGTCCAGACTCCGTACATCATCGCCATCTGGCTCCTGGTGGCCAGCGTGGCCAAGATCC TGTTCCACTTCTCCCAGCGCTTCACCACAGTCGTTCCAGAGAGCTGCATGCTGATTCTCCTGGGTTTGGTGCTTGGTGGGATCGTGCTCATAGCCAGTAAGAAGCAGCTGTACCAGCTGGAGCCCgccctcttcttcctcttcctgctgcCAACTATAGTGGGTGATGCTGGGTACTTCATGCCAGCCCGCCTCTTCTTCGACAACCTGGGAGCCATCCTGATGTACGCTGTAGTAGGAACCCTGTGGAATGCCTTCTGCACTGGTTTCTGCCTGTATGCTGCCAAACTGCTGGGAGTCATAG atGAACGTGTGCAGGCCGACCTGATGGACTTCCTGTTGTTCGGGGCACTGATCTCAGCTGTCGACCCGGTGGCGGTGTTGGCCGTGTTCGAGGAGGTTCATGTCAACGACACACTCTTCATCATCGTATTTGGAGAGTCGCTGCTGAACGATGCCGTCACCgtg GTTTTATATAAAGTCTACATTTCCTTTGTGGAAGTAGGACCAGAGAATGTTCAGACAGCTGATTACTTTAAAGGAGTGG CCTCCTTTCTCATTGTCAGTATCGGAGGCACTCTGGTGGGTCTGGTCTTTGCCGTCATCCTGGGCTTCATCACTCGTTTCACCAAGAAGGTTCGGATCATCGAGCCGCTTTTTGTCTTCCTGCTGGTCTACCTGGCCTACCTGACCGCCGAGCTCTTCTCCCTATCCGCCATTCTGTC TCTGACCTTCTGTGGCATTGGAGCCAACAAATATGTGGAGGCCAACATTTCCCAGAAGTCTCGGACCACAGTGAAGTACACAATGAAGACTCTGGCCAGCATTGCTGAGACCATCATtttcatcttcctggggatctCAGCCGTGGACAAATCCAAGTGGGCCTGGGACACAGGCCTGGTGTCCTGCACCCTCGTCTTCATCTTTGTCTTCAGAGCTATGG GTGTGATCGGTCAGACCTGGGTTCTCAACCGTTTCCGTCTCGTTCCTCTGGACAAGCTCGATCAGGTTGTGATGTCATACGGTGGCCTACGGGGAGCGGTGGCGTTCGCGCTGGTGGTGCTGCTGGACAGCCAGCAGGTCAAAGCTAAAGATTACTTTGTTGCCACGACAATCGTGGTCATCTTCTTCACTGTCATGTTTCAG GGTCTAACCATCAAACCTCTGGTGAAGTGGCTCAAAGTTCCTCGTTCTACCAGCAGGAAGCCGACCATCAATGAGGAGATTCATGAAAGA gcgTTTGATCACATCCTGACAGCAGTGGAGGACATTGCGGGGCTGCAGGGATACCACCACTGGAGAGACAA GTGGGAGCAGTTTGATAAGAACTACCTGAGTAAGCTGCTGCTGAGGAAGTCTGTGTACAGGAAGAGTGAACTGTGGGAGGCTTATCAGAAGATTAACATCAGAGACGCCATCAGCTTCATTGACCAG GGCGGGAACGTTCTGACCTCAGCCAGGTTGTCTCTACCCTCTATGGCCAGCAGAGCCTCATTCCCTGAAGTCACTAATGTCACCAACTACCT GCGTGAGAATGGCAGTGGCGTGTGTCTGGACCTACAGGTGATCGATAACGTGCCTGGAGCCAAAGTGgaggaggacacagagacacatcatGTCCTTGCTGAGAACCTGTACAAACCCAGGAGACgg TATCAGTCCCACTACAGCCGACACTTCATGCCTCTGGGCGAGAAGGAGCGTCAGGACCGGGAGGTGTTTCAGAGGAACATGAGGAGCCGCATGGAGACGTTCAAGTCTACGCGACACAAACGGCACAAGAAGGACCGCAGCTTCAAGAAG AGGAGAGGATCTGACTCCAAGGAGGAAGGCGGCGACAAACCCAGACGTAATGTCAGCTGGGTGGACAAAG ATCAAGTGGTTGTCCCTGtgcagtctgaggaggagaaagcTGAACACTCAGACCCCGAGAAGGAGGAAGACGTGGGGATCACCTTCGTAGCTCGCAAGGTCGAGTCCCCCAAACCACGCCCCACATCAG TCCCAGCAGCTTTGGAAGGGTGTCAGAGTCCATCAGCTGGCCCCCACTCACCCATTGGTGGAGACAGCCACCTGCCGTGGAAGGGCAGCGTGGGCTCGCCCCCcccctgtgtgtctgtggaggCCACAAAGATCATCCCTGTGGACCTCCAGGAGGCCTGGAACCAGAGTATCTCCTCCCTGGAGAGCATCTCGTCCCCACCGGCTCCAGCTGAGTCCGTCCATCCTCGGGTGAGCGCCCTCTCCAGGCTGGGAGGACCCCGCCCCACCTCCTACACTCCGCCAGGCAGCGTGGGGAGCAGCACCTCCTCTATCGGAACCCAGGTGACTCAGGGCTCCTTTCACTtcccacagaagaagaagaagaaattgagggaagaggaggaggaggaggaggaggaggaggagggggggggagtgTTACAGGAGATGAAGCCACTCATGTCACCTCTTAGACCCCCTGGCTTCCTGCCACCCCCACCGCCCCCACCTGGTGCTGTCCCAGGCtcagggaggaggaagaaccCTTGCGTCTACCTGAGGAGCCTGGTGGCGGCCCCCCCTCCTGGCAGCAGTGACCTGCACAATCGAGGCCCCACCCAGCTGTAA